One Thalassophryne amazonica chromosome 10, fThaAma1.1, whole genome shotgun sequence genomic region harbors:
- the LOC117518281 gene encoding LOW QUALITY PROTEIN: phosphatase and actin regulator 1-like (The sequence of the model RefSeq protein was modified relative to this genomic sequence to represent the inferred CDS: inserted 1 base in 1 codon) codes for MSVNYKHSHWRCLPAGITFVIFRRLSQRPTAEELEQRNILKPRNDLEEQEEKREIKRHLSKKLSQRPTVEELREARILIRFSDYVEVAEAQDYDRRADKPWTRLTAADKAAIRKELNEFKXTEMEVHESSRHLTRFHRP; via the exons ATGAGTGTAAACTACAAACACAGTCAttggagatgtcttccagctggaataacgtttgTGATTTTCAGGCGCTTGAGTCAGCGGCCAACAGCTGAAGAACTGGAGCAGAGGAACATCCTCAAAC CTCGCAATGAtctggaggagcaggaggagaaaCGAGAGATCAAGAGACATTTATCCAAAAAG CTGAGCCAGAGGCCGACTGTGGAGGAGCTCAGGGAGGCCAGAATCCTCATCCGCTTCAGCGACTACGTGGAGGTCGCAGAGGCTCAGGACTACGACCGGAGGGCAGACAAGCCGTGGACTCGGCTCACGGCGGCTGATAAG GCTGCCATCAGGAAAGAGCTGAACGAGTTCA GCACAGAAATGGAGGTTCACGAGTCCAGTCGTCATCTGACCAG GTTTCATCGACCATAA